TGATTTTTTAATCCCGCAAGTTTTTTGCGCTTGTAACAAGCCAGGAACCTCTAGCGTATGttagttttgtatatttttaaatataagttcaaatatatgttttgaagtttagtatgtCCCGCCTCCGGGTGAGGGATTTTCTCACAGTTTGAAGACCCGTTGATTggctgttttctctttgacacaaaccccatttccatactcaacTATAACCTTGGATAAAAtaccattaaataaaataatctaCACaggtaaaaacaaaaatgattttgttgttAGGAGAACACGGGGAAcgggaatatatttttaaaaatgcattataTGTGCTGTTCATAGTAcgagaacagaagtgaaaatCTATTGTCATActaaaatcttattttaaaattttctttaacaATAAGTCACATTGCATCATCTTTTTGTACACcgatatatatatactatataagaagatgtggtttgagtgccaatgagacaaaaatataaaacatcacgtttaataatttattgcgtccgaagcgcttttctggatttaccttcatcaggaacgctcaaagccaaacatgtgaaatccgaagatgtataagtaccgagctatatgttaaaaatacctaaaataaatagccaaattcatctaaagccaactttgcctgaggaagtTAACTTAgtaaaccttagtttcataatcatttcaaaatttataaacggacactCTCCATTCCAGAAGTAAATCATCATAAGTCAAAGTACCATATAACAATTATCCATGTTGTTTAAATAACCATTTCCCAATTTGATTATGTTTGATAAGTTTCattaaatattcaaacataaCTCGTTTATCTTCATGatagaaaataatcaaaattcaaAGTGAAAAAAACCTGATCCGTTATCTAAGGGTTATAATCAGGAGTACTATTTTGCACTCACAAATTTTTTTGTTAATACGTAAATCTCTTTACATCCGCAATAAGTTATGATTAATTTCACAGAGTTACATAGTTACATATATACTATGCACACCTGTAATAAAAATCCCCTATATTTTCACAATACATGTAAAAGCTACTTGTACCAGTCTATTTGTATCTTGTGGTTAAGTCCTTGAACTCTCCAAGAACagattttacataaaaaatgttCCGGTTTCTAGATAATAAACAGTAAAAAATTCCAAAGTTTGTATTATGCTACAATTGTCATAAATCATAAAGCTTGTCCCCGTCACTTGTGTGTCCGGATCATGTAATATTATTGTTTGTATTTGCATAACAATGTTTTGGGTAGAGACACGAATTTACTCGAACATGTTGAAGTTACGAAACAAATCTTTTTTCCAAGAATATGGTCGGTCATATTTTGGTCAACTAAATGGACAAGGACCACAGCTATTTTTTTTAGCTCTTGGTATATAAATCGTTACAATTTGAGATTTCTGGATTAGTTTTGCCATTCGGAAACAAGGTAAAGTATTAATGCaatttattttgctttaaattattatttcattgcttTTTAAACCAagtctttaaaaaataatcttaaaacttgcataaaaaagtacatttaaaaaaagtttttttagtagatataacaatttatgaaagctacattttgaacagatatatcatgttatggaggggtatttgcgaaaaatacaagTCGAGGGACTTAAATTTCCCGAGCCGCTAGGCAAGGGAAATTTTGTCCCAagacttgtattttttttcaaatacccctccataacatgatatatctgtttaattacaccgaatgaattttaatttaaactCTCTGTACTAggaaaaggaaatatttatttGAGGACAagtactatcataaaatataccgCGGgaactatacatgtacttatacgcgTTCGCGCTGTCTTTATGTAACGTCATATCCGAAAAAAATGTCGGGAAAATGCTCGCGAGGGTAAAAaaggaatatccaaaatggcaaataccatggtatttgaggCATATTCACCGGCAGTGGTGAAAAACAGTCAGATTCGTTTGAAATGAGGAAGAAATGTTAGAATAtgcgaaaaatacactggctatcagccaatcaaaagctGGCATTCttatataaggtgtaattatatGTATAATCTGCTTAGTTATCTGAATATATCATTATTATAGAGAGTTGTTGTTCCAAAACAACTGATTGCACTATAACGAAATGATAATTGTTGTATTTAAAAGCAAATATATTACACTTCATTTCAGTTCAAGAACATCTGAATAACAATTCTATGTTGAGTTattattgatatgttcataactataaattaactgttaacaaaacttagaatttttgaaaaactaaggctcaggaatagattaccttagctgtatttactgatgagtctttttttagacgaaacgcgcgtctggcgtaaatataaaatgttgatcctggtatctataatgagtttatttactgcaTTTTTTATTTGGTTAACAATAATAGATGCATTTTATACATGATCTATAATATGTTATCACTGATCTAGTGCATATTTTTGTTTGTGGGCCAGCAGACGCACGACGTGCAGGATTTTTCGCTGTTTTATATACCCATTTGTGTCCTtcggttgttttctctttgatgCATTCTCCATTGCCAATCTTTATGTTGATAAAATGATCTTTCTTACGAGGAAGTAGGATCGTTACTAGTAACAAAACCTGTACAcattaaaaacattatatatgCATAAAAAGTGTTTATAACAAAACCaatttttaaaaaggaaatatGTAATATAAGTATTTATTAATATTTCGGAAAAGGTAATTCCGTCATCAGTATGTTAATGATGATGTAAAACCATTTGTAAGGGCGTAAAGGAAGGTATTTAGCAAACTTTATCAGCAAagattaatgtgagcatttggGTAGCCAGTTCTCTAGCTTAAAgacgagggacgaaagataccagagggacagttaaacacAAAAATCGATAATAAATTGACAACACcattgataaaaatgaaaaaaacagacaaacaatagaacacatgacacaacatagaaaactaaagaataaacaacaagaaccccaccaaaaaacaagGGGACATCTTAGTTgctttggaagggtaagcagatcctgctccactgtgacatccggaagggtaagcagatcctgctccactgtgacgtccgaaagggtaagcagatcctgctccactatGACGTAAGTTAATGTCAGTGCACTTCATACAATCTtcaataaaaaatgtttctcaagtatatgatcaaaacatatataacatatcaaattaaaatgacaacatcacaGTTGAAAAATCAATTAATGCCATAGAAATCGTCGttatgagattttttttctcattttttgcaGACAATGAGGTCTTATTACCTTTTAATGGTATTTATTCCGGCGTCAGCACTCATTGTCGAAGATGTTTTCCCACCAAGTTTAGCAGAATGTTACTCTGGACAAGTTGACAAAAACACCACTCCATATGATGTTCAAACGAGCTGTTTGGAAAAATTTTTGGGTCATATGTACAAAAATACTAGCTCAATAGATTTAGGGAAGGATGCATTTGACTGGTTCGATTCGCTCGGCAGAAAATTACACATTCGACTGAGAAGACAATCACGTTACAGTTTGCGCGTGAGGAAGGAAATAAGAACATTAAGTCAAACTGAATTAATCAATTTTTTTGACGCAGTAAATGCCCTGAAAAATGACAAGGTAAGTTTATTCGTAACTATGGTAACGATTAGAAATTTGGACTTTTTTTGTAATGTATTGTCTGTCCAacttatttgataaattttataacTAGATAGTTTCTGACGAATTTATTTCGAAATCAGGGCAAAATAAATCTTTAACAAATTTTATAGACGTCTGTCTAATATTGAAAAAGGGGACGCGTTTTGGTTATTAAATATAATTGTAAAAGGGGACCTCGTTTGCCAGGAGGTCTAAATAATTCTAATCACTGACCAGTGAACACTCTGGTTGTCAACTCCGATCTTAATTGACtagtcagttttcctatcgaaggtcagtgCTTTTTCCCGGCACTCCAGTTTCATCCACTGATAAACACTCATCGCCGCTAAATATGTCCAGtattatttttgcaaatgtttacATCAAATTTTATTGGCGTAGAAAATAAtttttacagtaatatttttcattaatcaatttttaatgcatttatttataagatttttacccaattttatagtattttatatttcatagttaatacatatcttttttaaactaagaattatttatattttaagctACTTGTTCCATTTTGATATAACTTTTATGAGATTATTTACAAGTTTAAAtagtatattttttgtatatattttggttttaaggatcagtgtctcataagtcatttttttggggtggatattgattgttgtttgtatGTATATGAATATTGTATGAATGCCTTGTTTCAAAcaatatgtgacactataataaacaattttcaaTCAATCAAAGTAAGACAAATAACACAGTATATATATCGTCAGTTGTactttcaatgtttttaattattcGTATTGTTAAATTATCGTCTAATTATGATCTAAACCCAAATTTTCCATatgtttatttatagttttaCGATCATAAAATATTGTCATTAATTGGAGTTATAAGTACATTTTGTTCATTAAACATCGGCTTCGTACTGTTTGTATTTCGGTTTTagcttgtaacccggatttttttttatcaaatcgattgatgactttctaaaagcggtatactactgttgtctttatttatttcgTTTAATGCATAATTGAGGTCAGTGACAGTTATATATATCTTACTCAGAATGCAATTTTTTCAATTACTAATCAATGGCATATTTTCAGAGTGTCAAACCGAACAAATATGATTCGTTTGCAATAATGCACCAAGGAGACGTCGGAGCATCTGCACATGATGGTCCAAACTTTGTTAGCTGGCATAGATATTTCCTAGTATTGTAAGTTGCACTTTCTTTTTGTACAGAAAATAAGTCAATAATAATGGATTATATAACCATATCACAAGCGTTTATGCATGCACGAAAAGAGATACAACATAGCATAGCAGAGATCACAACTTTTACTAGTGGAATAAAAAAAGGGAAGTGTATAttattcaaatgaagaaaaaaaacactaaactTATTCTTGTGATCTGCGTTTTCATCATTGCAAGTATGTGTTTTATTCAGTAGTTGCTCTAAATATCTCAGTACTTATACTTATGATATATTCTTGTTTAATGCATAGGGTAATCTCTAATTTAGATGTACGTATAATGAATGTTTAATGGATAGACAAGCATAGAAGATTAATTGTTTAAATTTCCTTTAATGAGTCTAGAAAGTATGATATTACAATATGAAATACAAGTCTTTATCTTGTGTGATAACTATTTTGTTGCAACTTTCACCAAAATAATGACAATAAACATGAAACACTATACAGCTATATTCAAATGACTTTATATGTTACTAACTCATTAGTTTCTTTAAATCTTGTTATACTAATGAAATACTCTAATATTATTATTCCTATAAAACAGATTCGAAAATGCTCTTCGGGAAAAAAATAGCAGAGTTACTCTTCCTTACTGGGATTCAAGAGCAGATTACCTGATGACAAACAAGGAGGATTCTATTTTATTTACTGAATTCTTTCTGGGGAATGCCAAAGGCGTTGTGTATACAGGTCCATTTGCATTTTGGTCAACGCCAACAAACCCGAGTACGTTGTTGAGACGAGAAATCGGAGTAGTAGGCTCTCCAGTTCATCCAGAGAGGTTAAAAACagtgtttacaaaaaaatatcatcgGGAAATTCTTAGGACAAGTACTCCAGATAGTAGTTATGCCAATTTAGAGTCTCACCATGATAATGTTCACAGGTGGGTCGGAGGAAACACTGGACAGATGTCGAGCATAATATTTAGTCCAATGGATCCAGTTTTCTGGCTTCTGCATTGCTTTGTAGATTACCTTTGGGAACAATTtagagaaaatcaaaagaaattagGAATAAATTCAGAAACAGACTACCCAGCAACCACTATAACAGCACATAAGCCAAATAGACTTATGGATAATTTAAAACCACCAAAGAAGAATATTGATGGGTATAGTAATTCATTTACCAGGCAAATTTACAGGTATGCAGATGCTCCAACTTGTGATAACAATTGCGGAAAAGCGTTTAGGGGATTTCTGTACTGTGATAGAAGTAAAAAAGGATGTGTTTCCGGATCGAGGTTcgatttcattaaatttggaggaTTTAGTCACGTGACAAACTATTACCCGTCAAAGGGAAAAGGTAGAAAGACACAGATTCCTCTATCTATGTCTAAGTTACAATCTGCGCCTGCACCATCGATGGCGGCAGATAATAGTATTAGAAGTGGAACTATTTTAGCATTTGAAGGCCCAGAGAACAAAATACTATCTGCAACAGAGTCAGCTCCGAAAAGCACAACATTATTTAGGACCCACTTCGATAATACTGCAGCAAGAGCTCGTAGATCAGCTGATTTCAGTTTAATAGGCAATAGTTTCAAAATTGGCTTTGATATAAATCTTCGTTTAAAACAAGAGATGAAAAACCTCAGTTCTTTGAATAGTGCTTCTTATCAATTCGACAATTTAGCATTTTCCCCAATAGCAATTATAAACAGACACAACAGGTATCGGTACCCAGGACAAGATGGAACTAAAAACCAAAGaacatttaacattacatttcaGACAGAAGGATTCTCCTACAATGGTCGACATATTGACTTTATTTCTATAGATGAACGCACGCACACGTCTGAATCAGTTGGTCTTATTATGTTTGAGAAGCCAGTATCTGGTGAAACGAAAACATACGTTAGGGTCTACGACTCAAACGGTGTAATGTGTCAACCGAGTTGTCTTGTATCAAAATCATCGTATAAGGAGTGTTCGGGAATGATCAAAATTACGTCTGATTATCCTCGTATGTACGTTGATTCATATAATGAGGCGTTTCATTCAGAAATAACaccatttctgaaatttatttgtGTAAATTAATATTATATTGACCTTATGAAATGTCTTCCTTAATGTCGCTTCAAAGATGTTTTGaagaaaattatcaatttgatcaAATGAAACCTTCAGCagcagtaataaaaaaaaatacaagatataTACTCTTGCTTAAAGTTTTTatcaaaaaaagaaagacaaaaggACAGGGTTTACATCAGTGATGCAGCAGCACAGCGTCAACATAATTTAGATCTACATCCAGACATCAACTCAAAGTCTCCATCAACAGACAGATGTTAAGGGGGCTCGCGTGTATAACTTTTTCTTGAAATATAGGATTTCgttattattttctgttattAAACTTTATTCTTTACTAAACggaaaaagaaagtaaaaatacgggatcaccgttcatttaagctcacaatctgccttcgaaagaagcatgcaattttgttaaggtacttttttttaactaataagagaaaaaaaggtgatatcgaaataaaaaagaattaaattacagaaatcgctgaAATATTACAATAGTTAAGTTAAATacagtttatttgaaaaattaatattaaagaatataggtcaccgatgatttaaaaaagaaattttaatttaaatacaaaaaaaaaatggcattttttcaccaaagggagatcaTATGGAGCTTCTCCAATGATATCTGGGGcaaaaaacaattgatttttttggttgatttttgtaccatatcataaagtaacaacttatagtgtaataaataagATTTGTAATGACAAACAAATGTTTCAGTTATTGCTGAATTatttgtaccctcgagcctccttaatacAACGTGTTCAGCTCTAAATCGTTCCGAGttacaaacaaatacaaatgaaattaaaaaccaattgttctgaaggtctttccactagtaaagatctattttgatattgaaatatgaaaaatcagtttaaaatgttagttcctatggctttatgatgtattaatatcaatttaaatcaaaggtcaaaatctagaacgtcatattaacctatgaccttgacctcaatttcaaggtcacaaaccaaggatcttaactcaaaagaccctaggtcattaatatgtttggttaaagagtaatatcactttacgggtaaacctaaatataagatgggcaaaaactcccatttattatctgcgcaccctttcaccaaaaatatacaagtaaggacatgtcgcaactaacaatttatgaaaaattatttgtcgatatggcatacagtatttgaaaatcagtgaaaataagcaaaaatcaaaatcaaaatttagaacttgaacttgaccttgacctttgaccttgacctcattttcattttttggaccaaggacctcaaatctgaagaccctaggtctctatcacttatggtttaccagttagaaatgcataatacttatatcatttacataaggggaaataactctcatatggaggtTCTGGAAAGCTTCAGTCCAAATAaattgcctaatcctgaagatgtaacgagcaatttggtaaattaaatttgtcataatcttttacggttgcgaaggagtagtggccacaagaaaaacagtgtttggggagataactcttacaacgtaaagtattttgttacgttgttgaaaatttttaaagcgtataaactatacgatatcatattccaaatatctaagcgacatcgtttgaaacatcaacaatatgcaagaaaaaatttaggcggaagaataaaaaaaaaataataataattaaaaaccaattgttcagagaacaattgaaggtctttccatcaaaacaatgtattttgatatgaaaagttgtgaaactaagtttaaaatgtcatttcaatcgtcaaatgatagctccaagtaagctgattccaaaaatatattgtttccatacattttttttaaataagggagataatttgttacttccggtttgaaaaatgttacttccgattatatttgaatatttacttgacactgattccaaaaatatctggttctatatacttttatattaataaagtacaaaaaaatagctatttccggtttacaaaaggtcacttccggttgttttttacaaggttaaatggtttgatacctttttctaaaagttgtatatctttatcatgtatacatatagaataaaagcaaaggtcaaaatctagaacgtcaaattaagctatgaccttgagatcaatttcaaggtcataaaccaaggacctcaaatcaaaagaccataggtctttattatatttagttaatgagttatatcaccaaacgcgtatttttaaatacaagaggggagaaaactcccttttacattcaacgtacgcttgcaatcaaaatttacatcttacgacatgtcgcaactaacaatttagtaaaaataatttgttgatatcttatacagtctttggatataagtgaaaataagccaaattcaaatattagaatatgaccttgacctttgaccttgaactaattttcattttttgggaccaaggacctcaaatcaaaagatcctaggtctctatcacttatgatttataagatagaaattcatatcacttatatcagatgcataaggggaaataactctcatatggagcggtcatatcgcttcggtcaaaataggacaaatcatgggaaggatataacgagcaattttgtaaaataaatttgtcataatcttttacggttacgaaggagatgcgctaacaaggaaaacagtgtttggggagataactcctacaaagaaaagtattcgtatacgcagggtaaatttcaaaagcgcataaactgttcgatatcatataccaaatatctaagcgacatattgcgaaacaaatgtttatcgcaagaacaaaattaggcggaagaaaaaaaaaaaaaaaataatcagaagaaaaacaataggtctttccacagaaaagtggaaagacctaataataataatcagaacaaaagcaataggtctttccacggaaaggtggaaagacctaataattcaatttgaaaaaaatcaaaatcgatATCCTCGTCCTCTAGTGTGAAATCCCAAGAAGTCAGTACCACTGAGTTGAAATGATTTATAGATAAGGAGATACTTATACATGTAActtaatgaaaatttaatttttgttgtaacgcgtcttctgattgactgACGTCTTTTGTTTACCA
Above is a window of Mytilus galloprovincialis chromosome 7, xbMytGall1.hap1.1, whole genome shotgun sequence DNA encoding:
- the LOC143083925 gene encoding tyrosinase-like protein → MRSYYLLMVFIPASALIVEDVFPPSLAECYSGQVDKNTTPYDVQTSCLEKFLGHMYKNTSSIDLGKDAFDWFDSLGRKLHIRLRRQSRYSLRVRKEIRTLSQTELINFFDAVNALKNDKSVKPNKYDSFAIMHQGDVGASAHDGPNFVSWHRYFLVLFENALREKNSRVTLPYWDSRADYLMTNKEDSILFTEFFLGNAKGVVYTGPFAFWSTPTNPSTLLRREIGVVGSPVHPERLKTVFTKKYHREILRTSTPDSSYANLESHHDNVHRWVGGNTGQMSSIIFSPMDPVFWLLHCFVDYLWEQFRENQKKLGINSETDYPATTITAHKPNRLMDNLKPPKKNIDGYSNSFTRQIYRYADAPTCDNNCGKAFRGFLYCDRSKKGCVSGSRFDFIKFGGFSHVTNYYPSKGKGRKTQIPLSMSKLQSAPAPSMAADNSIRSGTILAFEGPENKILSATESAPKSTTLFRTHFDNTAARARRSADFSLIGNSFKIGFDINLRLKQEMKNLSSLNSASYQFDNLAFSPIAIINRHNRYRYPGQDGTKNQRTFNITFQTEGFSYNGRHIDFISIDERTHTSESVGLIMFEKPVSGETKTYVRVYDSNGVMCQPSCLVSKSSYKECSGMIKITSDYPRMYVDSYNEAFHSEITPFLKFICVN